The Syntrophorhabdaceae bacterium nucleotide sequence TGCCTTTGATATCGGTGTTCTTTCCGTCATCGGTATGTCAGGTGTTTCTGTTTATAAACGACCTGTCGCGGGCATTATATCGACGGGCGATGAGATCGTATCCGTTGAAGAGACGCCGCCGTTTGGAAAGGTAAGAGACATCAACGGGCACGCCATAGCGAATATCCTGAAAGGCAATGGCGCGTCCTGTAATTTTTTTGGGATAGGAAAGGATACGGTTGATAGTATTGCCGGTAAACTGCAATTGACAGGGGAGTGTGACCTGATAATCCTTTCCGGGGGCAGTTCCAAGGGACAAAGGGATTGTATCGCAGATGCTATCGCGCGTCTCGGTGGAGAGATACTCTTTCACGGGATCAATATCAAGCCGGGGAAACCGACGATCTTCGGAAGGTTATGGGGAAAGCCGGTATTTGGTCTGCCGGGGCATCCCAATTCATGTGTAATGGTTACGATGAGATTTGTGCTTCCTCTGCTCCGAAGGCTGAAAGGCGAAGAAGGATACAGAGTAAAGAGGATGCCGGGGATTCTGAGCACAAATATCTCTTCAACAAACGGCGTCGAAGAATACGTGAAGGTTACGATCATAGAGGTAGACGGAGATCGTTATGTATCACCGATATTCTCAAAATCACCCGTTATCTCCTCCTTTGTTGACGCTGCGGGATACATCATCGTCCCTGAAGGCAGGGATGGCTACGAAAAAGACGAGAAGGTAGAAGTGGTAATGTTTGAATGATGAAGATAATAAAATGGGCATGACGCCGAGCTCTTCCCCACAAACACGCTCATTCCGCTCCAGCGGCTCCAATTGCTCGCGTTTAAGCTTCGGAACTTTTGCTTCGCAAAAGACCGAGCTTCCTCGCCTCGCGACGGTTTGCTTGGGAAAGCCCGGCGCCATGCCCTGCAGGATATATCCGGGATAGGTTGTTTTGTGCGTAAATTCAAATGTACCAATGTTCAAATATCAAACCGACACATTTTCCGTTTTGAAAATTTGATATTTGAATTTTGATAGTGTTTAGGATTTCGATATTAGGATTTAGTGCTTATAGTTTGTACAGGATATTCCGATGAAAAGATATCTCGAGACGATAAAGAGTGAAGAGGCTGTCCGGAAGATACTGGAACATATCCATCCTATAGAGGATGAAGAATTGATCCCAACGTATCAAAGCAAAGGCAGGATAACAACAAGGCCTGTATATGCAAAATGTTCCAACCCGCCTTTTGTATGTTCTGCAATGGATGGCTATGCGACGATGTTTGAAAAGACCCTTGAAGCTGATATGACCCATCCCCTTTCTCTCATGAAAGGCAGCGATGCCGTACACGTCAATACCGGCGATGGCATGCCCGACGGTATGAACGCCGTTGTGATAAGGGAAGAGGTTGAAGAATCCGGGCAATACATAGTGATCAGGAAGCCTTTATTCCTCTGGCAGAATGTAAGGATGATCGGCGAGGATATCATAGAAGGCGATATGCTGGTACCCACAAATCATACAATGGGGATCTTTGATACGGGGATGCTGATCTCCGCCGGTGTTACCCATGTCCACGTGAGAAGAATACCTAAGATCCTCATTATCCCTACAGGTAAAGAACTGATCGATGTCTATGACGTATCATCAGATACGGGGAGCCACGGAAGGAGACTCATTGATTTTAATTCCTACCTCCTTGCCGAGATGGCCGGGGAGACCGGTTTTCATGCAACAAGGCATGCGATCATTGCCGACAGGAAGGAACTCCGCGAAGTTGTCGACGGGTCTGTCAATGATTATGACGTATTGATGATTAACGCAGGTTCAAGCGCCGGCGATGAAGATTATACAGAGGATGTTATCCGTGAGCTGGGAGCCCTTGTGTTCC carries:
- a CDS encoding molybdopterin molybdotransferase MoeA, producing the protein MEFLKAVSSQEALAIIDSFRADPVKETIGIDDALHRILAGDVVSPEDIPPFPRSLVDGFALKVKDIQGAKETNPSFLYIQGEIKIGEPADVELEDGKCVYLTTGAMIPEGADGVVMQEFVRTAGDAIEVTKTLHRGENICFQGEDIAKGRIVLQKGRKISAFDIGVLSVIGMSGVSVYKRPVAGIISTGDEIVSVEETPPFGKVRDINGHAIANILKGNGASCNFFGIGKDTVDSIAGKLQLTGECDLIILSGGSSKGQRDCIADAIARLGGEILFHGINIKPGKPTIFGRLWGKPVFGLPGHPNSCVMVTMRFVLPLLRRLKGEEGYRVKRMPGILSTNISSTNGVEEYVKVTIIEVDGDRYVSPIFSKSPVISSFVDAAGYIIVPEGRDGYEKDEKVEVVMFE